TAAGAGGATAGAAAGCTGTGAGTTTGAGGCTGGTATAGCACTTGGATTCACAGCTTTTTAGTCGGTAAGAGCTATCATCGGCATGGGTGCTTTTCCTTTGAGCCTGCCAAAAAAATGGCGGGATTGGTCTCCTATAGTTGAGAACCGTCGAAAAATGTGATAAAATGATTGTCACGGCGAAAACAGCGGGTTTGGAAAACGGAGCGGGGCAGTAGCTTTAGGCTCTGGGGACCAGATGTACCGCAAGAAATAGAATCTTGAAAGGGGATAAAGAAAAAATGGATGAAGAGAAAAAGGGATCAGAAGGGTCCGTCCACAATGGGCTGATAGATATGGATAATAATATCGCTAAAGAACCTTCAGAAAGCCCGCTAAATGCAGGAATCGGGGCTTCAGACTCAGAGCCTGCCGAAGAAGAGCAGAGAAGCAAGGTATTCAGTCAGCCGGATTTGGCTGGGGTGCGGTTTTACTCCATGGATGGAGAGCGGAATCAGCAGAAGAAAGGACATATGAAAAAAGGCCTGATTATATTTGGCATCATCGTGGCTGTTATTCTGGTGCTGGCTTTTATTATCAACTGGTTCAGTTCAGATGTTTCTAGCAGCAGCGGCAACGTGTATCCAACGGATTCTTATATTGCCCGGTTGAATATAGAAGGAACCATCGCTTCCTCTGGCGGCACCGATTACTTTGGCAGCCCGGTAGGTTATCAGCATCAATGGACCTTAGATACCATCGACGAGTTGATGGACGATGAAAACAACAAAGGCTTGGTTCTCTTTGTGAACAGCCCCGGCGGTGGTGTATACGAAAGCGATGAACTATATTTCAAAATTCGAGAATATCAGGAGCATACGGGCAGACCGGTGTATTCCGCTATGGGCACGATGGCAGCCTCTGGTGGTTACTACATTTCCGCTCCTTGTGATAAGATTATCGCCAACCGAAACTGCTGGACCGGCTCCATCGGTGTGACCTTAGGTACGATGTATGACTTTTCTGGTCTGTTGGAGCGATATGGCGTGAAGACCAATACCATCACCTCCGGAGCCAATAAGGCGATGGGTAGCCCGGTAGATCCGATGACGGATGAGCAGAGGCAGATCCTCCAGTCCCTGGTGGACGATGCGTATGACCAGTTCGTTGGACTGGTGGCCGAAGGCCGCCAGATGGATGAGCAAAAAGTTCGGGCGCTGGCCGACGGACGTATTTATACGGCTAAGCAGGCATTGTCTCTAGGACTGATTGATGCAATCGGTACCTATGATGAAGCCGTAGCAGACATGCAGGATACCTACGATCTGAGAGATTGTGATGTAGTGGAGTTAGATGATGAGGAAGTTTCTTTGTTAAGTTCCCTCTTTGGCAACGTGGAGTTGCCTGCCATAGGTGCTAAAGGTGATGTGGCATCCATCGTGGAGCTCATGAACGAGGGCAATGAATTTCCAATCAGCTATATGTGCAATGTATTAAAAAAATAAATAGAACAACATTTCATCGGTGTCAAGAAAAAAACCTTGACACCGGTTTTTATTTGTGGTAAATTTTTAAAGGTGTCAAGTTCACAAGCTTGGCAGCAAGAGGAGAAAGGACACTCATCATGTTTGATAAAATTGCAGAAGTCAGCTTGTTATATGATTTTTATGGAGAGCTGCTTACGAACAGGCAGCGAGATGCCATGCAGCTTTATCATGAGGAGAACTTGTCCCTTTCAGAGATTGCACAGGAGTTTTCTATCAGCAGGCAAGGCGTACACGATGCCTTGAAAAATGCGGAAAAGGCCCTGTATGAATACGAACAAAAACTGGGACTGGTCAGCAAGTTTGCCAAGACCCGCCAAGCAGTGGAGCAGATTGACAGCAGGCTGGACCAGATTATAGAAGAAAACAGCGACCATCAGAAGCTGATCGGTCAATTAGCGGACATCAAAGGCATCATCGACAAGCTCGATGAATGATGAGAATCGGAGGTCCAGATGGCATTTGAAAGTTTATCGGATAAGCTGCAAGGCGTATTTAAAAAATTAAAAGGAAAAGGGGTCCTGACCGAAGCGGATATCAATGACGCCATGCGGGAAGTCAAGCTGGCGCTTCTGGAAGCAGACGTGAACTTCAAGGTGGTCAAGGACTTTGTGGCCGCCGTCAAGGAGAAATCTTTGGGAAGTGATGTTCTCGAAAGCCTGACTCCGGGACAGCAGGTTATTAAAATTGTCAACGACGAGCTCGTTTCCCTCATGGGGGGAGCTAACAGCAAGCTGACTTATTCCCCGAGAGGATTTACGGTCTTGCTGATGGTGGGGTTGCAGGGTACAGGTAAGACGACTACCTGCGGCAAATTGGCCAATTATTTGAAGAAGAACGGTAAGAAGCCGATGCTTTGTGCCTGTGACATATATCGGCCGGCGGCTATCGACCAGCTGGAGGTAGTGGGCAAGAACGTAGATGTGCCGGTGTTCACCATGCGGGAATGCAGAGAGCCGGAGGTCATCGCTCAACATGCCCTTAAAGAGGCAGAGCTGCGGGGTTACGACGTACTGATTGTGGATACGGCGGGTCGGCTGCAAATTGACGAAGCGCTTATGGACGAGCTGGTACGGGTAAAGAAGGCGATTAAGCCTCATGAAATCCTGTTGGTGGTGGATGCCATGACGGGTCAGGATGCGGTCAATGCGGCGACTGGCTTCGATGAAACCCTAGGCATAGACGGCGTGATTATGACCAAGATGGACGGCGATGCCCGAGGTGGTGCAGCCCTGTCGGTCAAGCAAGTCACTGGAAAGCCGATTAAGTTTATCGGTATGGGAGAAAAGTTTGACGCTTTGGAGCCATTCCATCCAGAACGGATGGCCAGTCGAATCTTGGGTATGGGAGACATGCTCAGCCTAATTGAAAAGGCTCAGGAGAATTTTGACGAATCCAAAGCTGACGAGCTGGAGCAAAAGATTAAGAAAAACCAGTTTACGCTGGATGACTTTTTAGAGCAGATGGGCCAAATCAAAAAGATGGGCGGCATTGGTAAGCTGCTGGACATGATACCGGGAGCCAATACGAAGGCCATGAAAAACGTGGATCTGGAAGATAGCCAGAAAGAATTTGCCCAGATGGAGGCTATCATCCTTTCGATGACGAAGGCTGAGAGAAAGGATCCGTCTCTTTTAAACGCCAGCCGGCGCAAACGAATTGCGGCAGGTTCTGGTCAACCCGTGAGTAAGATCAATACGTTGATTAAACGATACGATGAGGCCAGAAAGATGATGAAGCAGTTTACCAACATATCGGGAGGCAAGCGCAAGCGCATGTTCAGAGGTTTTTAAATTCAGCAATTCGGACTGGGTTTAGATATATATTTTTAAAGCATATTTAGGAGGAATAAAAAATGGTAAAGATCAGATTGAAAAGAATGGGAGCAAACAAGAAGCCTTTTTACAGAATAGTGGTAGCAGATTCCAGAGCACCTAGAGACGGCAAGTTCATCGAAGAAGTTGGTACGTACAATCCACTGACCGATCCGGCTACTGTCATCATCAACGAAGAACAGGTAACAAAGTGGTTGGGTAACGGCGCACAGCCGACTGAGACAGTAAGAGCACTTTTAAAGAAATCAGGAATCATTAAATAAGAAAGCGGTGAACTGTAATGGTAAAACTCGTGGAAGTAATTGCTAAGTCCCTTGTAGATGACCCGAGCGCAGTTGAAGTGAAAGAGGTAGAAAACAAGCAGACTATCGTGATCGAACTTAGAGTTGCACCCAACGATATGGGGAAGGTGATTGGCAAGCAGGGACGAATCGCAAAGGCCCTTCGCACGGTTGTCAAGGCCGCCGCAACAAAAGCAAATAAAAAGGTTGTCGTGGAGATCATCCAGTAGGGGTCCCCAGTCAATGCGATAAGAGGGTATTTCAGAGGTTGAAATTCCCTCTTATTTGAATTTATGAAAGCGTGAAAAAAGGATGACAGAGATGGAAAAAATTAAAATAGGTCAGATTGTCAATGCCGTTGCCTTAAAAGGAGAGGTGAAGGTTTATCACTATTCCGACAGCAAAGAGCGGTTTGAGGACTTGACATATATTTATATAGAAGAAAAGAAAACAACGATTCAGCAAGTGCGTTACATGAAGGATTTAGCGATCCTCAAATTGGAAGGCGTAGACGACCGCGATGGCGCTGAGGCGTTGAAGGGTCGGGACGTGTATATCGATGAGGGACAGCTTCGGCAGCTGCCAGAGGGAACGTATTACATTCGGGACCTGATTGGCTTAGAAGTCCGGGACCAGGAGGAAGCCCATCTCGGACGATTGAAGAATGTGATTCAAAACAGGGCTCAGGACTTGTACGAAATTGAATTGGAAAACGGAAAGGTAGCTTTGATACCAGCAGTAGCAGAGTTTCTTTTAGACATAAATATGGAGCAAAAATATATCAAAGTTAGGCTGATTGAAGGCCTTTTAGACCTATAAGGGAAGACACATGAAGATAAATATACTGACTCTCTTCCCAGAGATGTTTGAGCCGATCATCGGCGGCAGCATTTTGGGAAGAGCCAAGAAAAAAGGAATATTGGAAGTAAACCTGCTGAACATCCGGGACTTTAGCCAGGACAAGCACAAGAAGGCTGACGACTATCCTTTTGGCGGCGGAGTTGGCATGGTCATGCTGGCCGATCCGATCTTTCGAGCCATGGAGGCGGCAGGGGCTCAGGGAAAGCGGGCTTTTTACATGTCTCCTCGCGGAAAAGTTCTGGACCACGAAACCATCTGCCAAATCTCACAGGAGGAAGAAATCGTCATCCTGTGCGGTCATTATGAAGGGGTGGATCAGCGGGTATTGGATTACTGGAATATGGAAGAGGTCTCCATAGGAGATTATGTGCTGACCGGAGGAGAACTGCCTGCTATGGTGTTGATTGATTCGGTAGCCCGGCTGATACCGGAGGTTTTGGCGGGAGAAGCATCTGCCCAAGAAGAGTCCATTTATTCCGGTCTTTTGGAATACCCTCAATATACCAAGCCCCGGGAGTATCGAGATTTGATGGTGCCGGAAGTACTTTTTAACGGCAATCATAGACTTATCGCGCTCTGGAAGTATCAGAAGTCGCTGGAATTAACCAGGGACCGGCGTCCCGACCTGTTTCAGAAGTATTTGTCCAGTCATGGGGACTTAACGAAAGCGGAACTGAAAATATTAAAGGAAGTTGAAAGTGCAGTGAAAAGGGTGTAAAATAGTAGGGGTGAATATTTTGACAAAGGGAAAAAAGCGAGGCCTGCTGCTATACTTGATTGTAGTCATCATATTGGGTGTGGTTACGCAGCTGGTGCCCCAAGTAACCGGGGCTTTGACGAAGACGGAGATTCTTCAATATGAAAACATGCAGATTACCGATGATGTAACCTGCTATTTTGTCAGAAATGAAACGGTGCATCTGGCTCAGACCGCAGGGACTATTAACTATTACATTGAAAACGGTATCAAGGTGCGAAAGAACACTAAGATTTTAGATATTACCCCTCACGCGGCCAGCGCTGATGCGGAAACCAAGTATGGGGATATGATTACTCGGCTGGGCAGCAGCGACGTAACGCTGACTCAGATGAGCAGTGCCAAGACTGGGGTCGTCAGCTATTATGTAGACGGCTACGAGGGCTACTTTACGCCGGAAAAGATGGAACGCATCAAGTATGAAAATGTGAAAGATGTGGAGTTTAAGCCAGTTAATTTGACCCGAAAGACGACTTTGGCCGGAGAGCCTCTCTTTAAAATTTGCGAAAACAATTACTGGTATATGATTGCTTGGGTAGAACCCGGTAACATTGCCAAGTATGAGGTAGGGCGAAGCGTTAAGGCAGATTTGCCTATGGGGCAGGTGAAGGCTACCGTGGAACAGATTGTGGATCAAGGTGAAAAGTGGCTGGTTATTATGAAGACCACGGTCTTTTATGAAGATTTTGACAAGCTGCGGAGCACAAAGGCTACAATCATCACTCAAGATTATTCTGGAATTACAGTACGAAATTCCAGCATCACTACAGAAAAAGGTGTTATAGGCGTTTACATAAAATCAAAGAATGGCGATTTCATCTTTAAACCGGTGAATATTATCACCAGCGATGGCGATTATTCTCTGGTCTCCGTGTCCAATTTCTACGACAAAGAAGGCAAGGAGGTTTCTACGGTGGAGATCTACGATGAAATTTTAAAAAATCCAAAGCAGGACTATAAGTCTGATGAGAAAAATACAAAAGAATGAGTTACGCAGATAAGCGATGAATAGAAAAAGAGGTGAATTCTTTATGTTCAACGAGGAAAACAGAGAACGAATACGGGAAAATATTCAGTATATCAATCAGATAAAGGCTGAGGCCGCCGTCAAAGCAGGAAGGCGCGACGAGGACATCTTGCTGGTAGCGGTAACCAAGACCCGGCCTCCAGAAGACCTGAATGCTGCTATCGATGCAGGAATTACGGACATCGGCGAGAACAAGGTTCAGGAAATTATGGACAAGTACGAAGCGGTCAAGCCGGTTCGCTGGCATTTGATCGGCCACTTGCAGACTAACAAAGTGAAGTACATTATCGACAAGGTGGCAATGATTCATTCCGTGGATTCCATCAAGCTGGCAGAAGAGATTAATCGCCGGGCAGAACAGCACAACTTGACGATGGATATCCTCATTCAAGTCAATGCGGCAGAAGAGGAAAGCAAATTTGGCATCACCACCGACGAAACGGAGGAGATGATTCGTTATATTCTGGAAAACTGTGCGAACATTCGCCTGCGGGGGCTTATGTGCATGGCTCCTTTTGAGGAAGACCCGGAAAAGGTAGGCGTGTTCTTTGCCCAGGTCAAAGAGCAGTACGACCGGTTTGCCAAGATTGAACATGAACGATTGGACTTTAAATATTTATCAATGGGTATGTCCCACGATTTTGAAGTTGCTATAGCGGAAGGGTCTAACCTGATCCGGGTAGGAACGGCGATTTTCGGGGCTCGCAACTACAATAAGACCGTATAGGAGGTACACATGGGAATTTTTGGAATGTTTAAAGATTTGGTGGGCATTGAGGACGTAGAGGACGATGGTCCCGATGAAGAAGTGATGACCCCAGAGCCGGAGCGAAAAGCGATTGAGACGAGAAACTCCTTTACTGCACCGAGACCGGAGGTGCGGGAGCCAAAAGTGGTGACGATGACTGGAAAGCCCCTGACGGCCAATACTGCCCCTTTTAAGATGGTAGTTATCGAACCCAAGGGCTTTGATGAATGCCCTAAGCTGGTGGACAACCTCAAGGCCAAAAAGCCGATTATTATTAACCTGGAAAAAATTGAAACGGAGACCGCCCGTAAGATTTTTGACTTTTTAAGCGGTGCTACATATGCGGTCAATGGAAATGTGCAAAAGATAGCCAACAACATCTTCGTGTTTGCTCCGGAGAATGTGGACATATTGGCCAATGTGGAACATAAGGGTATCGACCTGGGCGCCAGTCCCAAGAGCCCTTGGAGGTAATAGAACATGAAATATTTATTGATTAATGCAGTGAGCTGGTTTGCAGACATCCTGATTTTCCTGCTTTTAGCCAGAGCCATTCTCAGCTGGTTCATAGCTGGCCGCTATAACACTGTCTACCGCATCTATGAAGTGCTCTGCAACGTGACGGAACCTATTGTAGCCCCTTGCAGAAGGCTGTCCATGCGGCTGAACACCGGCATGTTAGACTTGTCCGTCTTCTTTGCCTTTTTTCTGGTGTCTTTCGCCAGGACAATAATCATCATGCTGTTGCGGATTGTTCTATAACAAATAATAGATGAATAGAAAGTTAGGGAAGGACGAAACATATGATTACGCCACTGGATATACAGAACAAAGAATTTTCTAAAGGTGTCAGAGGGTATAAAGAAGAGGAAGTGGACAGCTTTCTGGATCTGCTGACTATTGATTTGGAGAAGCTCCTGGGAGAGCATGCCGCTTTGAAAGAGGAGGTCCGTCACCTGAACGGCGAACTGGAAAAGTATAGAGGCTCGGAGACGGCTGTGGTAGAAACCTTAGAAGCCGCCAAGGCTCTTATGCGGGACATTGCAGTAAGTTCGGAAAAGCGGGCAGAAATCCTGTTAAAAAATGCAGAGCTGGATGCCCAGTTGATTACCAGAGAGGCGAAGGAATCTGTGGAGCGGTTAACAGAAGAAAGTGCCAATCTGCGAAACCGTTACGTCACCTTTAAAACCAAGTATAAGAGTCTTTTGGAATCGGAGCTGGAGCGGTTTGATGCGCTCAGCAACGAAATTTTTGGCGAGTTTGGGGAGCCCGCCAGCACTGCTGGCAACATGGCCACCCGTGTTCACGGACAGAAGGACATCTCGGGAGAAGTTCGCCAAGGAGGCAGCATCTTTTCAGAGATTGAATCTGGGGTGGACGATTTAAAAAAGACGATGATAAATTTAAGAGTAGGA
The genomic region above belongs to Aminipila butyrica and contains:
- a CDS encoding YggS family pyridoxal phosphate-dependent enzyme, translated to MFNEENRERIRENIQYINQIKAEAAVKAGRRDEDILLVAVTKTRPPEDLNAAIDAGITDIGENKVQEIMDKYEAVKPVRWHLIGHLQTNKVKYIIDKVAMIHSVDSIKLAEEINRRAEQHNLTMDILIQVNAAEEESKFGITTDETEEMIRYILENCANIRLRGLMCMAPFEEDPEKVGVFFAQVKEQYDRFAKIEHERLDFKYLSMGMSHDFEVAIAEGSNLIRVGTAIFGARNYNKTV
- the ffh gene encoding signal recognition particle protein, which produces MAFESLSDKLQGVFKKLKGKGVLTEADINDAMREVKLALLEADVNFKVVKDFVAAVKEKSLGSDVLESLTPGQQVIKIVNDELVSLMGGANSKLTYSPRGFTVLLMVGLQGTGKTTTCGKLANYLKKNGKKPMLCACDIYRPAAIDQLEVVGKNVDVPVFTMRECREPEVIAQHALKEAELRGYDVLIVDTAGRLQIDEALMDELVRVKKAIKPHEILLVVDAMTGQDAVNAATGFDETLGIDGVIMTKMDGDARGGAALSVKQVTGKPIKFIGMGEKFDALEPFHPERMASRILGMGDMLSLIEKAQENFDESKADELEQKIKKNQFTLDDFLEQMGQIKKMGGIGKLLDMIPGANTKAMKNVDLEDSQKEFAQMEAIILSMTKAERKDPSLLNASRRKRIAAGSGQPVSKINTLIKRYDEARKMMKQFTNISGGKRKRMFRGF
- a CDS encoding cell division protein SepF translates to MGIFGMFKDLVGIEDVEDDGPDEEVMTPEPERKAIETRNSFTAPRPEVREPKVVTMTGKPLTANTAPFKMVVIEPKGFDECPKLVDNLKAKKPIIINLEKIETETARKIFDFLSGATYAVNGNVQKIANNIFVFAPENVDILANVEHKGIDLGASPKSPWR
- the sppA gene encoding signal peptide peptidase SppA; the protein is MDEEKKGSEGSVHNGLIDMDNNIAKEPSESPLNAGIGASDSEPAEEEQRSKVFSQPDLAGVRFYSMDGERNQQKKGHMKKGLIIFGIIVAVILVLAFIINWFSSDVSSSSGNVYPTDSYIARLNIEGTIASSGGTDYFGSPVGYQHQWTLDTIDELMDDENNKGLVLFVNSPGGGVYESDELYFKIREYQEHTGRPVYSAMGTMAASGGYYISAPCDKIIANRNCWTGSIGVTLGTMYDFSGLLERYGVKTNTITSGANKAMGSPVDPMTDEQRQILQSLVDDAYDQFVGLVAEGRQMDEQKVRALADGRIYTAKQALSLGLIDAIGTYDEAVADMQDTYDLRDCDVVELDDEEVSLLSSLFGNVELPAIGAKGDVASIVELMNEGNEFPISYMCNVLKK
- the rimM gene encoding ribosome maturation factor RimM (Essential for efficient processing of 16S rRNA) — translated: MEKIKIGQIVNAVALKGEVKVYHYSDSKERFEDLTYIYIEEKKTTIQQVRYMKDLAILKLEGVDDRDGAEALKGRDVYIDEGQLRQLPEGTYYIRDLIGLEVRDQEEAHLGRLKNVIQNRAQDLYEIELENGKVALIPAVAEFLLDINMEQKYIKVRLIEGLLDL
- the trmD gene encoding tRNA (guanosine(37)-N1)-methyltransferase TrmD, with the translated sequence MKINILTLFPEMFEPIIGGSILGRAKKKGILEVNLLNIRDFSQDKHKKADDYPFGGGVGMVMLADPIFRAMEAAGAQGKRAFYMSPRGKVLDHETICQISQEEEIVILCGHYEGVDQRVLDYWNMEEVSIGDYVLTGGELPAMVLIDSVARLIPEVLAGEASAQEESIYSGLLEYPQYTKPREYRDLMVPEVLFNGNHRLIALWKYQKSLELTRDRRPDLFQKYLSSHGDLTKAELKILKEVESAVKRV
- a CDS encoding DivIVA domain-containing protein, which gives rise to MITPLDIQNKEFSKGVRGYKEEEVDSFLDLLTIDLEKLLGEHAALKEEVRHLNGELEKYRGSETAVVETLEAAKALMRDIAVSSEKRAEILLKNAELDAQLITREAKESVERLTEESANLRNRYVTFKTKYKSLLESELERFDALSNEIFGEFGEPASTAGNMATRVHGQKDISGEVRQGGSIFSEIESGVDDLKKTMINLRVGDEAQ
- the rpsP gene encoding 30S ribosomal protein S16, which encodes MVKIRLKRMGANKKPFYRIVVADSRAPRDGKFIEEVGTYNPLTDPATVIINEEQVTKWLGNGAQPTETVRALLKKSGIIK
- a CDS encoding KH domain-containing protein translates to MVKLVEVIAKSLVDDPSAVEVKEVENKQTIVIELRVAPNDMGKVIGKQGRIAKALRTVVKAAATKANKKVVVEIIQ
- a CDS encoding HlyD family efflux transporter periplasmic adaptor subunit, with product MTKGKKRGLLLYLIVVIILGVVTQLVPQVTGALTKTEILQYENMQITDDVTCYFVRNETVHLAQTAGTINYYIENGIKVRKNTKILDITPHAASADAETKYGDMITRLGSSDVTLTQMSSAKTGVVSYYVDGYEGYFTPEKMERIKYENVKDVEFKPVNLTRKTTLAGEPLFKICENNYWYMIAWVEPGNIAKYEVGRSVKADLPMGQVKATVEQIVDQGEKWLVIMKTTVFYEDFDKLRSTKATIITQDYSGITVRNSSITTEKGVIGVYIKSKNGDFIFKPVNIITSDGDYSLVSVSNFYDKEGKEVSTVEIYDEILKNPKQDYKSDEKNTKE
- the ylxM gene encoding YlxM family DNA-binding protein — its product is MFDKIAEVSLLYDFYGELLTNRQRDAMQLYHEENLSLSEIAQEFSISRQGVHDALKNAEKALYEYEQKLGLVSKFAKTRQAVEQIDSRLDQIIEENSDHQKLIGQLADIKGIIDKLDE
- a CDS encoding YggT family protein; amino-acid sequence: MKYLLINAVSWFADILIFLLLARAILSWFIAGRYNTVYRIYEVLCNVTEPIVAPCRRLSMRLNTGMLDLSVFFAFFLVSFARTIIIMLLRIVL